Proteins from one Malaya genurostris strain Urasoe2022 chromosome 2, Malgen_1.1, whole genome shotgun sequence genomic window:
- the LOC131430959 gene encoding uncharacterized protein LOC131430959, whose amino-acid sequence MSGSAVYGYNREAVRVKVKKCEKNVPPETRKFSVDPQITSLEVLYSILAKAFDLKTDFGISCKAPDPNGQENYLVVLSDWDLDAAFLRAHNMSIATKSEPCLYLRVDIKPFSETIEWDGSGNVGGISRELASLQQSIGAGQKYVQNRLPGLIMNHMEKTFSLVQRALNLTEDPLMTQTLRPPLSDAEFRTFCDSVGQIVEPEQLRKVIYLGGIEPSLRRVIWKHILNVYPDGMTGRERMDYMKKKSGEYFKLRDVWRTAVQQGNIAGELAYVTSMVRKDVLRTDRLHPFYAGSDDNQNIASLFNVLTTYALNHPAVSYCQGMSDIASPLLVTMADEAQAYICFCAVMTRMSCNFMLDGIAMTLKFNHLSEALQYYDSDFFAYLKLHQADDLLFCYRWLLLEMKREFAFEDSLRMLEVLWSSLPAMAPKEELALFEKEYTALPPEDAQPKSPSKVILRTPRENPYTKVCALRRQSSALSLCSSTNPISIRGAPAKLDATKRLNLSLDENISRDKLYSNKVIMKEHQSLDETKNALVKQCRVFRSVGDDDIQEDNHHGMVEGDTADGDGDSDNVFHSPQHVETGKNPFLDSSPESTTPLEPIEVSTPSVSSSLTNNADTVKEDSTTKDNTVLANEPQTASSHTVVIDSNVRKSPVSRTKSLFSAGTGSLIARQLTSQRNNISTTGGGHFKDLKDKLAASKKGIFASRNQSDVDANSTQPGEDGTKPRLVKNFNEFLNFAAMNRSRISDRLITKRLASSLDSTGSNTTLTTGSSITMDDDSTETIEYDELKPKPLIKLTKSSFEDSDSSSIGVADSTAAISRSSDNSSFIVDDSSVSVSPTQPLHGPDTAQNDEEEKGQGGSSPDDSQEYFPMTTSMTRELRLELENLDRHVFGTDFHNQQRFYTLSGCIELDTPPESGESITSFAQTPQINYRKLDQNGSIDAMEIQSIDNISYLKEIENADVVRYRQKSKQVNDIDADTSKRISTSSTNADVFVWENPLHQCESPLSTGGELSQVRAPTTVIEQTATTPDEHPELEYDGEIIVETMGKKSITPIRLVRRVGDQSNSNSNRNSMVLPDSDSDDLPERSLAVNFKFHPNNPFYDANSIDPIELTDNLALEPSLNIPASSNMTCSSNSFEEATEASKVDLVIQQPSVNIASNIAVPECLGTLKVAGVLPPPHEFGGGNPFLMFLCLTILLQHRDYVMKSGMDYNEMAMHFDKMVRKHNVVRVLNQARQMFAEYRRLYHQQQQQRNSAGSASMSSSMYGRLGTTSATHGNSASHPRRNTTSGVMFTA is encoded by the exons ATGTCTGGATCTGCAGTTTATGGTTACAATAGGGAAGCAGTTCGAGTCAAAGTGAAG AAATGTGAGAAAAATGTACCACCCGAGACTCGTAAATTTAGCGTTGATCCGCAGATTACCAGCTTGGAAGTTCTATACTCTATTTTGGCAAAAGCATTCGATTTGAAGACTGACTTCGGTATTAGCTGTAAGGCACCGGATCCAAATGGTCAAGAAAATTATCTAGTCGTTCTCTCCGACTGGGATTTGGATGCAGCATTTTTACGGGCGCATAATATGTCAATTGCAACAAAGAGTGAACCATGCCTCTATTTAAGAGTAGACATAAAACCATTTTCAGAAACGATAGAATGGGATGGGTCGGGTAATGTCGGAGGTATTTCTCGAGAGTTGGCATCGCTGCAACAATCCATTGGAGCAGGGCAGAAGTATGTGCAAAACAGACTACCTGGATTGATCATGAACCACATGGAGAAGACTTTCTCGTTGGTTCAACGAGCTTTAAATCTAACTGAAGATCCGCTGATGACTCAAACGCTTCGGCCGCCACTCTCCGATGCAGAGTTCCGAACGTTTTGTGATTCTGTTGGACAAATAGTTGAGCCAGAGCAACTTCGGAAGGTCATATATTTAGGCGGAATCGAACCTAGCTTGCGAAGAGTTATTTGGAAGCATATACTCAATGTGTATCCCGATGGGATGACTGGTAGAGAGCGAATGGATTACATGAAAAAGAAATCTG gtgaatattttaaattacgTGACGTATGGCGAACAGCAGTTCAACAGGGTAATATCGCAGGCGAACTGGCCTATGTTACGAGTATGGTGCGAAAAGACGTTCTTCGCACTGATCGGTTGCATCCATTTTACGCCGGTAGCGATGATAATCAAAACATTGCGTCACTATTCAATGTTCTCACAACTTACGCATTAAACCATCCAGCGGTTAGCTATTGCCAGGGAATGTCTGACATTGCCTCACCTTTACTGGTTACTATGGCGGATGAAGCACAAGCATATATATGTTTTTGTGCCGTCATGACAAGAATGAGCTGCAATTTTATGTTGGATGGAATAGCGATGACTTTAAAGTTCAATCATCTTTCCGAAGCACTGCAATACTACGATTCCGATTTCTTTGCCTATTTAAAATTGCACCAAGCAGACGATCTGCTTTTCTGTTATCGGTGGCTGCTGCTGGAAATGAAAAGAGAATTTGCTTTCGAGGACTCATTGCGAATGTTGGAAGTTCTTTGGAGCTCGCTTCCAGCTATGGCACCCAAAGAAGAATTGGCTCTATTTGAAAAAGAATACACGGCTCTTCCTCCAGAAGATGCGCAACCTAAAAGTCCTTCTAAAGTTATACTAAGAACACCACGGGAAAATCCGTACACTAAAGTGTGTGCCCTGAGAAGACAAAGTTCTGCACTTTCATTATGTTCCAGTACCAATCCAATAAGCATTCGTGGCGCACCTGCGAAACTAGACGCTACGAAAAGATTAAATTTAAGTCTGGACGAAAATATTTCACGTGACAAATTATACTCcaacaaagttataatgaaagaacatcaaagtttagacgaaacaaaaaatgctTTAGTTAAACAGTGTAGAGTATTTCGAAGTGTAGGAGATGATGACATCCAAGAAGACAACCACCACGGAATGGTTGAAGGTGATACTGCTGACGGAGACGGAGATAGTGATAATGTTTTCCATTCTCCTCAGCATGTGGAAACCGGCAAAAATCCATTTCTAGATAGTTCCCCAGAGTCAACTACTCCATTGGAACCCATTGAAGTTAGCACACCATCAGTGAGCTCTAGTTTGACCAACAACGCGGATACAGTAAAAGAAGATTCAACAACAAAAGACAATACCGTACTTGCAAATGAACCTCAGACGGCATCATCACATACAGTAGTTATTGATAGCAATGTGCGTAAATCTCCCGTTAGTCGCACTAAGAGTTTGTTTTCCGCTGGAACGGGAAGCTTAATTGCACGACAACTGACGAGTCAACGAAATAATATCAGCACTACTGGTGGGGGACATTTTAAAGATTTGAAGGATAAACTGGCAGCGAGCAAAAAAG GTATTTTTGCCTCACGAAATCAGTCGGATGTTGATGCAAATTCAACACAGCCTGGAGAAGACGGGACGAAGCCTAGATTAGTAAAAAATTTCaacgaattcctgaatttcgcaGCAATGAATCGAAGCCGAATAAGCGACAGACTGATCACAAAACGACTAGCATCATCGTTGGATTCGACTGGAAGTAATACTACACTCACAACGGGTTCCTCAATTACCATGGATGATGACTCGACTGAAACAATCGAGTACGACGAACTGAAGCCAAAACCTCTTATCAAACTTACCAAATCATCGTTTGAGGATTCTGATTCCTCCAGCATAGGTGTGGCAGATTCAACAGCGGCCATTTCTCGATCCAGTGATAATAGTAGCTTTATAGTAGACGACAGTTCAGTGTCAGTGTCACCGACACAGCCATTACATGGACCAGATACTGCTCAGAATGACGAAGAAGAGAAAGGTCAAGGTGGTAGCAGTCCGGATGACTCTCAAGAATACTTCCCAATGACAACTTCAATGACCCGAGAGCTAAGGCTTGAATTGGAGAATCTAGATCGTCACGTGttcggaaccgattttcataatcaACAACGATTTTACACACTGAGTGGATGTATTGAGTTAGACACACCACCAGAAAGTGGAGAATCGATTACGAGTTTTGCTCAAACTCCACAAATCAATTATCGAAAATTGGATCAAAACGGCTCAATTGATGCGATGGAGATACAATCGATTGATAATATAAGTTATCTGAAGGAGATTGAAAATGCTGATGTGGTGCggtaccgacaaaaatcgaaacAGGTAAATGATATCGATGCTGACACTAGCAAAAGAATTAGCACATCAAGCACTAACGCTGATGTGTTTGTATGGGAGAATCCACTTCATCAGTGCGAGAGTCCACTATCTACCGGTGGTGAGCTGTCGCAGGTCAGAGCTCCAACTACGGTCATAGAACAAACGGCCACTACACCGGACGAGCATCCAGAATTGGAATACGATGGTGAAATCATAGTAGAAACTATGGGTAAAAAGTCTATTACACCTATTCGGTTAGTCCGGCGAGTTGGTGATCAATCCAACAGTAATTCGAATCGCAATTCAATGGTACTCCCAGATTCAGATTCAGACGATTTGCCGGAGCGCTCCCTAGCAGTCAATTTTAAATTTCACCCTAACAATCCATTCTATGATGCAAATTCTATCGATCCGATTGAACTAACTGACAATTTGGCACTTGAGCCTTCACTGAACATTCCAGCGAGCTCCAATATGACATGCTCTAGTAATTCGTTTGAAGAAGCAACCGAAGCCTCAAAGGTAGATCTCGTCATTCAGCAACCCTCTGTTAATATAGCATCAAATATTGCCGTTCCTGAATGTTTGGGTACGTTGAAAGTAGCCGGTGTTCTGCCTCCACCGCACGAATTTGGAGGTGGAAATCCGTTTCTTATGTTCCTATGTTTAACAATTTTGCTACAACACCGAGATTACGTGATGAAGAGTGGAATGGATTATAACGAAATGGCGATGCATTTCGATAAGATGGTGAGAAAACATAATGTGGTGCGAGTTCTCAACCAAGCACGGCAAATGTTTGCCGAGTATCGAAGGTTGTatcatcagcagcagcaacaaaggAACAGCGCTGGTAGTGCCAGTATGAGTAGTAGTATGTATGGGCGCCTAGGAACTACTTCTGCTACGCACGGGAATAGTGCATCACACCCCAGGCGAAATACCACTAGCGGTGTGATGTTTACGGCGTAG
- the LOC131430961 gene encoding cyclin-H, whose translation MYPQSSQRKYWTFKNEQELTERRLKQNSNFIALHGSGMTEEQKAAFFLSAAEERLLLKQYELQLKEFCKRFEPPMPKYVVGTAFHYFKRFYLNNSSMDYHPKEILATCVYLSCKVEEFNVSIGQFVANIKGDRGKAMDIILSNELLLMQELNYYLTIHNPFRPIEGFLIDIKTRCNMNNPDRLRSGIDDFIDKTFLTDAILLYAPSQIALAAVLHAASKEQENLDSYVTESLFGAAKEKLPVLIEAVKRVRSMVRTIELPQKEKVRALEKKLEKCRNQENNPDSQIYKQRMKKMYEDEDEAELMNTSYHMNTTDGNSDVSQLNVTNPGNMSIE comes from the exons ATGTATCCACAAAGCTCCCAAAGAAAGTATTGGACATTTAAAAATGAACAGGAGTTAACAGAGCGAAGGTTGAAACAGAATAGCAACTTCATTGCGCTACATGGGTCTGGCATGACC GAAGAGCAGAAGGCAGCATTTTTTCTTTCAGCGGCTGAAGAGCGGTTACTTCTAAAGCAGTATGAGTTGCAATTAAAAGAATTCTGTAAACGGTTTGAACCTCCTATGCCAAAGTATGTGGTGGGTACAGCGTTTCATTATTTCAAAAGGTTCTATTTGAACAATTCATCAATGGACTATCATCCCAAAGAAATCCT AGCAACTTGTGTATACCTCTCTTGCAAGgttgaagagttcaatgttTCCATCGGGCAATTCGTTGCCAATATTAAGGGTGACCGGGGAAAGGCCATGGACATCATACTCTCAAATGAGCTTCTACTGATGCAGGAACTAAACTATTATCTTACTATACATAATCCTTTCCGACCAATAGAGGGGTTCTTGATTGACATAAAGACCCGGTGTAATATGAACAACCCAGATCGGTTGCGATCTGGAATAGATGATTTTATAGATAAAACATTTCTCACAGACGCAATTTTACTGTATGCGCCGTCACAG ATTGCCCTAGCCGCAGTATTACACGCAGCAAGCAAGGAACAGGAAAATTTGGACAGCTACGTTACAGAATCGCTGTTTGGGGCGGCCAAAGAGAAACTTCCAGTGCTTATTGAAGCAGTCAAACGAGTCCGATCAATGGTACGTACAATAGAACTGCCACAAAAAGAGAAAGTTCGAGCGTTGGAAAAGAAATTGGAAAAGTGTCGCAATCAGGAAAACAATCCAGATAGCCAAAT CTATAAACAACGCATGAAAAAGATGTATGAAGACGAAGACGAAGCAGAATTGATGAATACTTCATACCACATGAACACAACCGATGGTAACTCGGACGTTTCTCAACTGAATGTTACCAATCCAGGAAATATGTCAATAGAATGA
- the LOC131430960 gene encoding putative nuclease HARBI1 → MDLENSISILLESFSSDETSSSSFASTSSEDFISEVDEWFEEHLVKNKRRKVEDFVHDVVHNYSDLAFKSHFRLTRAAVYGMIEEFASSRFFKTKKFGGRHVVPAETQILSFLWFAANKDSYREVGNLFNIAQSTIYRTFGYIMEFVFDIAPRYIKFPNTDVEKLQAAESFRQIAQFPNVLGCVDGCYIPIRKPARKMAHTYVNRHDQLSITLQGICDAKKKFIDVDVGCSSRMHDARIFENSFISEKLPQICGQQFHILGDAAYPLREYLLVPFKDYGNLSAVQKNYNLKFTQTRVTVENSFGLLKTRFRQLMRLDFHSVERMALFVLACCVLHNMCTDENIVPDAENLLQENIRNDSQPVIMERSRRMDIRSAALRRLGEIKRIEIANTF, encoded by the exons ATGGATCTTGAAAATTCGATCTCTATTCTTTTGGAATCATTCAGTTCCGACGAGACCTCGTCAAGCTCTTTTGCATCTACTTCGTCTGAGGATTTTATTTCGGAGGTTGATGAGTGGTTTGAAGAACACCTCGTCAAAAATAAAAGAAGAAAGGTTGAAGATTTTGTTCATGATGTGGTTCACAACTATTCGGATCTCGCG TTTAAGTCCCACTTCCGTCTCACACGAGCCGCTGTGTATGGAATGATAGAGGAGTTCGCGTCTTCGCGATTTTTCAAAACGAAAAAATTTGGAGGACGGCATGTGGTTCCTGCTGAGACGCAAATACTGAGTTTTTTATG GTTTGCGGCCAACAAGGACTCCTATAGAGAAGTGGGGAATTTATTTAACATTGCCCAATCAACCATATACAGGACATTTGGGTACATTATGGAGTTTGTATTTGACATTGCGCCACGTTACATTAAATTCCCGAATACTGATGTTGAAAAATTGCAAGCTGCAGAAAGCTTTAGACAG ATTGCTCAGTTCCCAAATGTTCTGGGATGCGTTGATGGATGTTACATTCCCATCAGAAAGCCAGCTCGTAAAATGGCTCATACCTATGTAAATAGACATGACCAACTTTCGATAACATTGCAAGGTATATGCGatgctaaaaaaaaatttattgatgTGGATGTTGGCTGTTCCAGTCGAATGCACGATGCTCGAATTTTCGAAAACTCTTTTATAAGCGAAAAACTACCACAAATTTGTGGTCAGCAGTTCCACATCCTAGGTGACGCTGCATATCCCCTGCGCGAGTATCTATTAGTTCCATTCAAAGATTATGGAAATCTTAGTGCTgttcaaaaaaattataatttgaaatttacccAAACACGTGTCACTGTAGAAAATTCTTTCGGTTTACTTAAGACACGATTCAGACAATTAATGCGGCTTGATTTTCATTCTGTAGAAAGAATGGCTCTGTTTGTACTTGCTTGTTGTGTTTTGCACAATATGTGCACAGATGAAAATATTGTTCCTGATGCTGAGAATCTGTTACAAGAGAACATACGTAACGATAGTCAGCCAGTTATAATGGAAAGATCTCGTCGAATGGACATTCGTTCAGCGGCTCTTCGAAGACTGGGAGAGATTAAACGGATCGAAATTGCCAACACGTTTTGA